The following coding sequences lie in one Onychomys torridus chromosome X, mOncTor1.1, whole genome shotgun sequence genomic window:
- the Pqbp1 gene encoding polyglutamine-binding protein 1 isoform X2 produces the protein MPLPVALQSRLAKRGILKHLEPEPEEEIIAEDYDDDPVDYEATRLEGLPPSWYKVFDPSCGLPYYWNVETDLVSWLSPHDPNFVVTKSAKKLRNSNTDAEDKLDRNHEKLDRNHEKPDRSHEKPDRSHDKAERNHEKSDRDRERSYDKVERERDRDRERDRDRGYDKAEREDGKDRRHHRREELAPYPKSKKVSRKDEELDPMDPSSYSDAPRGTWSTGLPKRNEAKTGADTTAAGPLFQQRPYPSPGAVLRANAEASRTKQQD, from the exons ATGCCGCTCCCTGTTGCACTGCAGAGCCGCTTGGCAAAGAGGGGCATCCTCAAACATCTGGAGCCCG AGCCAGAGGAAGAGATTATTGCTGAGGACTATGACGATGATCCTGTTGACTATGAGGCCACCCGGTTAGAGGGTCTGCCACCGAGTTGGTACAAAGTGTTTGACCCTTCTTG tggactcCCTTACTACTGGAATGTGGAGACAGACCTCGTGTCGTGGCTCTCACCACATGACCCCAACTTTGTCGTTACCAAATCTGCCAAGAAACTCAGGAACAGTAATACAG ATGCTGAGGACAAGTTGGACCGGAATCATGAGAAGTTGGACAGAAATCATGAGAAGCCAGACCGAAGTCACGAGAAGCCAGACAGGAGCCATGACAAGGCAGAACGAAACCATGAGAAGTCTGACCGGGATCGAGAGCGGAGCTATGacaaagtggagagagagagagatcgggACAGGGAACGAGATCGGGACCGGGGCTATGACAAGGCAGAGCGGGAAGATGGGAAAGACCGGCGCCACCATCGCAGAGAAGAGCTGGCTCCTTACCCCAAGAGTAAGAAGG TGAGCCGGAAAGATGAAGAATTAGACCCCATGGACCCCAGCTCATACTCAGATGCACCCCG GGGCACATGGTCAACAGGACTACCCAAGAGGAATGAGGCCAAGACAGGCGCAGATACAACTGCAGCCGGGCCCCTCTTCCAGCAGCGCCCATACCCTTCCCCAGGGGCCGTGCTCCGCGCCAACGCCGAGGCCTCCCGAACCAAACAGCAGGACTGA
- the Pqbp1 gene encoding polyglutamine-binding protein 1 isoform X1, which translates to MPLPVALQSRLAKRGILKHLEPEPEEEIIAEDYDDDPVDYEATRLEGLPPSWYKVFDPSCGLPYYWNVETDLVSWLSPHDPNFVVTKSAKKLRNSNTDAEDKLDRNHEKLDRNHEKPDRSHEKPDRSHDKAERNHEKSDRDRERSYDKVERERDRDRERDRDRGYDKAEREDGKDRRHHRREELAPYPKSKKAVSRKDEELDPMDPSSYSDAPRGTWSTGLPKRNEAKTGADTTAAGPLFQQRPYPSPGAVLRANAEASRTKQQD; encoded by the exons ATGCCGCTCCCTGTTGCACTGCAGAGCCGCTTGGCAAAGAGGGGCATCCTCAAACATCTGGAGCCCG AGCCAGAGGAAGAGATTATTGCTGAGGACTATGACGATGATCCTGTTGACTATGAGGCCACCCGGTTAGAGGGTCTGCCACCGAGTTGGTACAAAGTGTTTGACCCTTCTTG tggactcCCTTACTACTGGAATGTGGAGACAGACCTCGTGTCGTGGCTCTCACCACATGACCCCAACTTTGTCGTTACCAAATCTGCCAAGAAACTCAGGAACAGTAATACAG ATGCTGAGGACAAGTTGGACCGGAATCATGAGAAGTTGGACAGAAATCATGAGAAGCCAGACCGAAGTCACGAGAAGCCAGACAGGAGCCATGACAAGGCAGAACGAAACCATGAGAAGTCTGACCGGGATCGAGAGCGGAGCTATGacaaagtggagagagagagagatcgggACAGGGAACGAGATCGGGACCGGGGCTATGACAAGGCAGAGCGGGAAGATGGGAAAGACCGGCGCCACCATCGCAGAGAAGAGCTGGCTCCTTACCCCAAGAGTAAGAAGG CAGTGAGCCGGAAAGATGAAGAATTAGACCCCATGGACCCCAGCTCATACTCAGATGCACCCCG GGGCACATGGTCAACAGGACTACCCAAGAGGAATGAGGCCAAGACAGGCGCAGATACAACTGCAGCCGGGCCCCTCTTCCAGCAGCGCCCATACCCTTCCCCAGGGGCCGTGCTCCGCGCCAACGCCGAGGCCTCCCGAACCAAACAGCAGGACTGA